The stretch of DNA CTAGATAATTGGAGCAACTTACGCTGCTCCGCCAGGATCAAAACATTCATTCTTACAATTCGTGTCCATTGTTTCATGCTAAAAGTCGTTGCCGTTAAATCAGTCCGCATTTTTCTTACTGGGGTTTCCATAATAGTTTGTTGATATCGGGTACAGTAGGGTAGTAAGTCAAGGACGCTTTCCTCCGCAACGGGTTTGCCATCTTAGCTCTAGCGAACTTTACTACGGTCACTAAGTTACTCGCGGCGCAGAATAATACGATATACATATATCCCTGGAACTTTCTTTCTTAAATAACATCATCATATTTAAATGTAGTGTATTATTGTGAGTTTTATTACTGATTACTCCATCCTCCGTCTGAAGATCTATacaccggagtgtaaaaatggaaCCAAACGGGAGAAATGCCTTTTACATACTATTCCTTCGTTATTATTGTTAGCGGAGACATGAGTGCATGAAAGAGAAGATTAACacaattaattgaattgaaatgTTCCGTTCGCAAAAATGGAACGGCGATACAATTTATGCAAGAACGAACGAAAAGCAAAATGAAGCCATTAAAAGTACACGCTAAAGATTACATATTACTTATCGGCCGGAGATCTAACATCGTCGATCTTGAGGATCATTTTCACCAGCTGAGTGGCCAGAATAATTTGCTGTTTCTTCGAGTGCAGTGATTCGATCACGTGATGATCCTTCATGTCCGAGTTTCCACTGAGCATGCAATCCACACCCAGTGTGGAAGCGTTCTCAGCAACCTGGCGGGACTTCAGCTCGGACAGCGTTTCAATCGGCAGGAGGCCGCTGTTCTCAGCCAAGGCCAACGGGACCGATTCCAAAGCAACACTGAACGAGCGGAAGGCGTACTGTTCCAGAGTTGAAAGCTGGTCGGCTTCGCGTGCCACAGCCAGGGAGCAGCTGATTTCAGCGGCACCTCCACCGTACACAATGCGGGAATCCTGGATGAGTGAGCGTACCACGCACAGCGCATCGTGTATCGAACGCTTGGCTTCCGCCGTGATCATCTGGTTGCCACCGCGGATCAGAATGGTGACGGCGCGGGTGTTTTTGCATTCCTCAATCACCAACATTTTGTCCTTTGTGGTTCCAAAGCCTGTTGAGTTGAACGGAAATTGTAAAAAGAGCTGGATGGGAAATATAATTCTAGAAATACGTACTCAATTCTCGCACCAAACCAGCGTAACCGAGCTTATCTGAggtaagctcttcaaatcgtgGAACAATTCTTCCGccagttgcaatcgcaatcagcTCGATTTCCGGTCCTCCGACCCAACGTACCGCTGGCAGTTCCTGCTGCAGCAATAGATGGTTAGCCTCGTCATCGAAGCCCCATTGGCAGATGGCCAGGGTTGCGCCTGCATCCTTGACTTGCTTCACAATTTCCAAAAACTTTTCCTGTTCGTATTCACGCAGCTTGCGATAATCCTCAGCCGAAGTGACATCCAGCTTATGCTTGGTCTTTGGCTTCGGTGGCTCGAATGGGCAGGTGAGAATAGCCAGCTTCACGTCACGCAGTGTTTTTGGCATCTGCGTGTGCGACATGGTTTTGTCCACAACcacacccttcaccaggcaagTGTCTTCCATGCGACCACCAaccttcaattatttttaaaaatacaaCAATTTGTTCGAATCTTGCATATTTGCTAACTCACCTTGCATTCCAGCTTAATCAACTCGAAGTTGACATCCTTCTTCTCCAAATCGGCCACAGTCATAACAGCATCCACGGCAATTTCCGCCATCTGCCGGTGGCACTTGTTCACGATTTTGCTACCCAGGGTAGTCATCGCCACCCGAATCAGGGGTTCCTTATTGTCCCGAGAAATGGGGAATGGTTCGGCAATCGTATCCAGGTGTTTGATAGCACATTGTGCCGCAAGCTCGAACCCATCGGCAATACGAATCGGATGGATTCCACGATCCAGCAGAGTTTCGGCCTGTTCCAGCAAAGCACCGGCCAGCACCACAACTCCCGTCGTTCCATCTCCGATTTCATCGTCCTGCGATTGGCTCAGCTGGACCATCAGTTTGCCAATCTCGTGATCAACATCCATCAGCTTCAGAATCGTGGCTCCATCATTGGTCACCGTTACCTCACCATCGCCACTGACCATCATCTTGTCCAATCCCTTGGGCCCGAGCGATGTTCGAATGGTCGTAGCAATTTGCTTTGCGGCCATAATGTGACTCTGGGGAAAACAGACAAATGAAAACATTAGAAAATAAAGTTTATATCTCGATAACTAACAGTACCCTCTGAAGTGAGGTTATGTTAATGCTGAATCATCCGGCTgcgaataaaaaatcgatttttgtgtgaaaatattcgaaaattcGTGGATATTTTCCCTCTACAACTCGGGAACCCGATAAATATTATCATTTCGTATTCTTGAACAACACATTTCCGAAACATGGTGAACTTTTTCATGCAAAACATCTGGAAGCTTCTCGCCCCATTGATCATATTTCGATGCCTCCCACACGAAGTAACACAATTTCGGCGTCTCAAAAATGTAACCAATCTGCTAGCTAGCAATATTTTGGTCCACGTCGAGAGCACATTAAACTCACCTTGATAGCATCGTTCCCGGTGAGTCGGCTTTGGTTCTCCTGGTCACGCAGAATAATGAACGGTCTGCCATACTCGTCGAAGGCAATACTTCCCGGTAAGGACATCATCTTGACCGGACAAAACTTTATTTACGACGCTTGCGAACGGAAAAGATACCAACGAGCAGAGgattaaatgaaaacaaaaacgagGGTAATTGAATTTTCTTTTACAAGAAAATTCGACCAAGTCCGCACACACGCACTGCACACGCGAGAACGAATTTTCTTCGTGAGTCGCTCCCGTGATGGATGAACTGTTTGCTCCCAGCGCTGCTGAGACAAGAAGGTGCaagtttttgacattttttgacatttctcGAGGCTGAGCATGAGTCCACGATAAATACAATAGTATATATCAAggtgtgtgtatatatatactaAAGGTGTGAACAtatcgtcaataagtgcgcgagggaaacggtataaataccCGCTCTAAATTATTTTCAAGCGGTTGTCGGTTCAATGTCGACCGAACGCCATAAAGTGCTACAGAACTGCCGAAATCTACCCCTACCCAAGATGTATATAAGTATTACTACTAGGTCGGCCAatctgctaaaaccactctgcagccatcttgaaaatctactgtgttctgtttacaaacaaaacacaatacgtttTTTATAACCAAATTGCCATACGATACGGCCATTTGCATTACAGACtggagatgggcaaaacagttcactttgatgaacggttcactcactaaccgttcatctaagtgaatcagttcttttgaaccgttctttcgctctttcgttcagcgttattaagaacaacatagaatgttagcaagaacccaacatcaatagacagctattaattgatatcgttgaattggatagtgtacgtatgggatttttatttttgaaatttagtggggaaagataagttgcttctttaaaagtcgcaaactgcatgtgaaaatatgtttatcgatcgacaaaagtttatgtaataatttgatgcgcgcaacatatgtgcaatttttcatattctctttttggacaacacacaggttccatgtaagatcatattttataattttcattcaggcaaaaaaatcagcagcgattttaactaacaatcaatcatacaaacaatcacgataacacgtacacgcaatagcccagcaaacattaaatcgcataacaagcgtatatataacatcatatgccctaaaatttggttggcatataatgcgcctaactggcatatttatttatttatttaaatcacCTTGTTTGTCTTTGAGCGCATGGCTCTTAGAGACTGTCTGAATATATATATGCCAACATGTAGGCGTATTATTACGGGAGTACAAGTATCTTACTATTTGAATTTGATTGACAAActaataacaaaaattaaaagacATTTCAAACTTACAAACTTATGCAGAGGACTGTTCAATAAGAAACAAAGCTTTCAATTTggatttgaaattattttcttgaAGCACTTTTAGTTCTTGCTGGAGATTGTTGTACAGAGCAGTTGCCCTATTGACCGCAGAGTTCTGTCCAAATGTCGTCGTATATCGTCTGAGGGATAGCAAACGATCTCTTCCTCTGGTGTTATATTGATGTTGTTCGGATAGCCGACTGAGAGTTATATTTGTATGAACAGTGCCATGTAGGATACGATGGATATGCATACAAGCTgcatgaatatacacatttttaacGGTCAGTATATCATGTTTCGAGTGGATGAACGCAGTTGAAGTCCTTCGATGATAACCAAACAAATTCTTGATCGCCTTATTCTGAATCGTTTGCAAGGATTTCAGTGCTGTAATACTGGCAGTTCCCCATACTAGTATGCCGTACGTGAGGTGGcaatggaataaagtgaagtacaGGTACCGTTTCGTTTCTAGAGGTACGAGATCCGCAATTCTCCTGAAGATACCAGCAACTTGAGCAAGTTTAGAGCTCAGCTTACTAATGTGTTCattccatttgattttttcatcaagtaaTACACCTAGATATTTGAATGCATTAACCCTTTCGATGATGTTACCTCCGTAGCGAATCTCGATGTTGTTTGTTTCAGGAACGTTGAacaacatgtatttcgttttcgaaatatttACTGTAAGTTTATGCTGGTTCATCCACCTATGAAGCGCTATCTGGTCCTGGTTAATCAGCTGCTGGAGTTCATTACAGTTTGCTCCGGTGTAAATTAGCACGATGTCGTCAGCATACATAAACAAGATTCCATGAAGAGGTAGGTCTTTTAGGTTGTTGATGTAACAGTTGAACAACGTTGGTCCTAATGTGCTACCTTGAACAACTCCAAAGTCAATAGGATGCTGCGAACTACTGATACCTTTATCGTAAAGATATTGTTTACGATTGTCGAGAAAATCTCTGAACCACTTACAACTCTTTCCTTTCACTCCAAGCTCATTCAAACGACGGAGAAGAATTTTTCGATTACAGGTATCAAAAGCCTTGCTTAGATCAAGAAACACCGCCGCAACCTTTTCCTTCCGATCACATAGCGATTGGATTGTTGAAACGACATCGAATAAAGCAGATTGTGTATTAGAACTCGGCCGAAATCCGTATTGCCGAGATGAGAGAAGACTGTGATTCTCAAGGTGTTCCATGAGCTGTTTGTTAATAgctttttgaagaattttgtcGACTACACAAGGAATTGAGATTGGCCTGAATTCTGAGATATTACTAGGGGTTGACGATTTCGGAATTGCAACCACTTTCGCTACTTTCAGTTCAGCTGGTATTCGAGCTTGTAGGATTGAGGAGTTAACTATGTCACATATGTTCGGCGACAGTTCTTCACAGAGTTCCTTGAGAATTGTTGACTGGATTCCATCATAGCCAGCTGATGCTGTTGCTGGGAGTGCATtaa from Toxorhynchites rutilus septentrionalis strain SRP chromosome 3, ASM2978413v1, whole genome shotgun sequence encodes:
- the LOC129776010 gene encoding T-complex protein 1 subunit epsilon; amino-acid sequence: MMSLPGSIAFDEYGRPFIILRDQENQSRLTGNDAIKSHIMAAKQIATTIRTSLGPKGLDKMMVSGDGEVTVTNDGATILKLMDVDHEIGKLMVQLSQSQDDEIGDGTTGVVVLAGALLEQAETLLDRGIHPIRIADGFELAAQCAIKHLDTIAEPFPISRDNKEPLIRVAMTTLGSKIVNKCHRQMAEIAVDAVMTVADLEKKDVNFELIKLECKVGGRMEDTCLVKGVVVDKTMSHTQMPKTLRDVKLAILTCPFEPPKPKTKHKLDVTSAEDYRKLREYEQEKFLEIVKQVKDAGATLAICQWGFDDEANHLLLQQELPAVRWVGGPEIELIAIATGGRIVPRFEELTSDKLGYAGLVRELSFGTTKDKMLVIEECKNTRAVTILIRGGNQMITAEAKRSIHDALCVVRSLIQDSRIVYGGGAAEISCSLAVAREADQLSTLEQYAFRSFSVALESVPLALAENSGLLPIETLSELKSRQVAENASTLGVDCMLSGNSDMKDHHVIESLHSKKQQIILATQLVKMILKIDDVRSPADK